A genomic segment from Flavobacteriales bacterium encodes:
- a CDS encoding replication protein, translated as MSGTTPVPNIFFDAHLKSLNPVELKLLLLIIRQTWGWKDPKTGQRKKRDWIAGSQIRERTGCSRRALTDAVANLTRTGLIEVTGEKGVLLKTPDDRKGKMRLFYRYRCGKGGDTEMRGADFAHVPAQQMRTTKETYTKTSDDLREKTIRFTEHDLEQFGKDLQQAGTIEQLLIEKEAVRYREGEMNIMIHADGTKYVRKHLSAYSIPGLNQKGLRTPYSIWMTLYHRYRSIQENSKPDTEITRKDHENV; from the coding sequence TTGAGTGGGACGACACCCGTCCCCAACATCTTTTTCGATGCGCACCTGAAATCCCTGAACCCCGTTGAACTCAAACTACTACTGCTCATCATACGTCAGACATGGGGTTGGAAAGACCCCAAGACTGGGCAGCGTAAAAAAAGAGATTGGATAGCCGGCTCACAAATACGGGAGCGGACGGGCTGTTCTAGACGAGCTCTCACCGATGCGGTTGCAAACCTCACACGGACGGGCCTTATCGAGGTGACTGGAGAAAAGGGTGTGCTACTGAAAACACCAGATGACAGAAAGGGTAAGATGCGCCTCTTCTACCGATACCGCTGTGGAAAAGGCGGGGATACCGAAATGAGAGGTGCAGACTTTGCCCATGTACCAGCGCAACAGATGCGTACAACAAAAGAAACCTATACAAAAACTTCAGATGATCTGAGGGAAAAAACAATCCGATTCACTGAACATGATTTAGAACAGTTCGGAAAAGACCTGCAACAAGCGGGAACGATTGAACAACTACTCATTGAAAAGGAAGCAGTACGATACAGGGAAGGTGAAATGAACATCATGATCCATGCGGATGGAACCAAGTACGTCAGGAAACACCTGTCAGCGTATTCCATCCCAGGACTGAACCAGAAAGGACTACGAACACCATATTCCATTTGGATGACCCTCTATCACCGCTACCGTAGCATTCAAGAAAACAGCAAACCCGACACGGAGATTACCAGAAAAGACCATGAAAATGTGTGA